One Halobaculum sp. CBA1158 DNA segment encodes these proteins:
- a CDS encoding TrmB family transcriptional regulator, with translation MTDDLRTTMERVGERFNLGEYEIDAYLAVLEHGELTASEIAGETDIPQPRVYDTVRSLSDRGLVELRESRPMKIVAVDPDEAFGDIRSSLSEMVDELEARYTAPTRDTEAVSLVKSRSTILRYLEEVIESAEYELAVSLTPDLLRRFRESLEARVEEGVAVELLVTPASRAPSTAEFDYDAVATETRSRRGITTPVIAVADGEYSVYATQDALRDDRDRYGVIFNRSALGFLVSGFFGTVLWSTAETVAVDGEDRPFPRTYASIRRAVKDINDVDGDFHATISGRDVETGNDIRVEGPVVDYEYDASEQVASFTVEDPDGGRVNVGGLVAAFEDVEGQEIELDRR, from the coding sequence ATGACGGACGACCTCCGGACGACGATGGAGCGGGTGGGGGAGCGGTTCAACCTCGGCGAGTACGAGATCGACGCGTATCTCGCGGTGCTGGAGCACGGGGAGCTGACCGCATCGGAGATCGCCGGCGAGACCGACATCCCGCAACCGCGCGTGTACGACACCGTCCGGAGCCTCTCGGACCGCGGGCTGGTGGAGCTTCGGGAATCGAGACCGATGAAGATCGTCGCCGTCGACCCCGACGAGGCGTTCGGCGACATCCGGTCGTCGCTCTCGGAGATGGTCGACGAACTGGAGGCGCGCTACACGGCCCCGACACGCGACACCGAGGCCGTGTCGCTGGTGAAGTCGCGCTCGACGATCCTCCGGTACCTGGAGGAGGTGATCGAGTCGGCCGAGTACGAGCTCGCGGTGTCGCTGACGCCGGACCTCCTGCGTCGCTTCCGGGAGTCGCTTGAGGCGCGCGTCGAGGAGGGCGTCGCCGTCGAGTTGCTCGTCACGCCGGCCTCGCGCGCGCCCTCGACGGCGGAGTTCGACTACGACGCCGTCGCGACCGAGACCCGGAGCAGACGAGGGATCACGACGCCCGTCATCGCCGTCGCCGACGGCGAGTACTCGGTGTACGCCACGCAGGACGCCCTCCGGGACGACCGCGACCGCTACGGCGTCATCTTCAATCGCTCGGCGCTGGGGTTCCTGGTGTCGGGCTTCTTCGGGACCGTCCTCTGGAGCACGGCCGAGACGGTCGCCGTCGACGGCGAGGACCGACCGTTCCCGCGGACGTACGCGTCGATCCGCCGCGCCGTGAAGGACATCAACGACGTCGACGGCGACTTCCACGCGACGATCTCCGGGCGCGACGTGGAGACGGGCAACGACATCCGCGTCGAGGGCCCCGTCGTCGACTACGAGTACGACGCCTCCGAGCAGGTCGCCTCCTTCACCGTCGAGGACCCCGACGGCGGCCGGGTGAACGTCGGCGGCCTCGTCGCCGCCTTCGAGGACGTGGAGGGGCAGGAGATCGAACTCGACCGCCGCTGA
- a CDS encoding M42 family peptidase has product MDADRRAFLDDLLSTPSPSGFEADGQRVWTAYVREFADDVSTDAYGNAVAVHEGTGDGPAIAFAGHADEIGFMVRRITDDGFLRLTRVGGSDRTVSKGQHVTVHADDGPVHGVIGQTAIHLRDAADDEIEDVSEQFVDVGATGEADARELVEVGDPITFSSGVEDLHGTRLSARGMDNRVGTWAAAEGLRRAVEADVDATVYAVSTVQEEVGLKGAQMVGFDLDPDVAVAADVTHATDNPDVDDDARGPVELGAGPVVGRGSANHPRVVDLAREAADGDGIDYQLQAAGSRTGTDADAFFTSRGGTPSLNVGIPNRYMHTPVEVVDATDLVAVADLFGAMAERASTAAPFAVDV; this is encoded by the coding sequence ATGGATGCCGACCGACGCGCCTTCCTCGACGACCTGCTTTCGACCCCCTCCCCCTCGGGCTTCGAGGCCGACGGCCAACGGGTGTGGACCGCGTACGTCCGCGAGTTCGCCGACGACGTGTCGACCGACGCCTACGGCAACGCCGTCGCCGTCCACGAGGGGACCGGCGACGGCCCCGCGATCGCGTTCGCGGGCCACGCCGACGAGATCGGATTCATGGTCCGCCGGATCACCGACGACGGCTTCCTCCGCCTGACGCGCGTCGGCGGCTCCGACCGGACCGTCTCGAAGGGCCAGCACGTCACCGTGCACGCCGACGACGGTCCCGTTCACGGCGTGATCGGACAGACCGCGATCCACCTGCGCGACGCCGCAGACGACGAGATCGAGGACGTTTCCGAGCAGTTCGTCGACGTGGGCGCGACGGGCGAGGCGGACGCGCGCGAGTTGGTCGAGGTGGGCGACCCGATCACGTTCAGCTCGGGCGTCGAGGACCTCCACGGGACCCGACTCTCGGCGCGCGGGATGGACAACCGCGTCGGCACCTGGGCCGCGGCCGAGGGGCTCCGCCGCGCGGTCGAGGCCGACGTGGACGCTACTGTGTACGCCGTCTCGACCGTGCAAGAGGAGGTGGGACTCAAGGGCGCACAGATGGTCGGCTTCGACCTCGACCCGGACGTGGCCGTCGCCGCCGACGTGACCCACGCGACGGACAACCCCGACGTGGACGACGACGCGCGCGGCCCCGTCGAACTCGGGGCGGGACCGGTCGTCGGCCGAGGGTCGGCGAACCACCCCCGGGTCGTCGACCTCGCGCGCGAGGCGGCCGACGGCGACGGGATCGACTACCAGCTTCAGGCGGCGGGATCGCGCACCGGAACCGACGCCGACGCGTTCTTCACCAGCCGCGGCGGCACGCCGTCGCTGAACGTCGGCATTCCGAACCGCTACATGCACACGCCCGTCGAAGTGGTGGACGCGACCGACCTCGTCGCCGTCGCGGACCTGTTCGGCGCGATGGCCGAGCGCGCCTCGACCGCCGCGCCGTTCGCCGTCGACGTCTGA
- a CDS encoding M42 family metallopeptidase — translation MDGFDLLRELTESHGPVGHETEPAAIVAREFEETADRVRTDAMGNVIGTVEGAADAAGGDPPELLVAAHMDEIGFLVRHVDDEGFVRVSPLGGWNPEVLRSMRVRVHADDGDDPLDGVIGAVPAHVRDTDGEQDVEDVAIDLGLSAEEARERVSVGDAVTTRAPTERIGDCVAGTALDDRAGVWTVLRALERADPDATVHAVATTQEEVGLRGAAGVGVDVAPDAAIAVDGTLERSVPGVDPADRVTELGAGVGIKHVDATVVPTPTFVRRLEALADEHAVPFQREVASNIGTDTGALQTAAGSTPVGALSIPVRYHHSTVETAHVDDLAATVDLLAEAIEVGPAGLVEG, via the coding sequence ATGGACGGATTCGACCTGCTGCGAGAACTGACAGAGTCGCACGGTCCCGTCGGCCACGAGACGGAACCGGCGGCGATCGTCGCCCGCGAGTTCGAGGAGACGGCCGACCGCGTCCGAACGGACGCGATGGGCAACGTGATCGGTACCGTAGAGGGTGCGGCGGACGCGGCCGGCGGTGACCCTCCGGAGTTACTCGTCGCCGCCCACATGGACGAGATCGGATTCCTCGTCCGGCACGTCGACGACGAGGGGTTCGTTCGCGTCTCGCCGCTCGGCGGGTGGAACCCCGAGGTGCTCCGGTCGATGCGCGTCCGGGTCCACGCCGACGACGGCGACGACCCGCTGGACGGCGTGATCGGGGCGGTGCCGGCGCACGTCCGCGACACCGACGGCGAGCAGGACGTCGAGGACGTGGCGATCGACCTGGGTCTGTCGGCCGAGGAGGCGCGCGAGCGCGTCTCCGTCGGCGACGCCGTGACGACCCGCGCGCCGACCGAGCGGATCGGCGACTGCGTCGCCGGCACGGCGCTCGACGACAGGGCGGGCGTGTGGACCGTGCTCCGGGCGCTGGAGCGGGCCGACCCGGACGCGACGGTCCACGCGGTCGCGACCACCCAGGAGGAGGTCGGCCTGCGGGGGGCCGCCGGCGTCGGCGTCGACGTCGCACCCGACGCAGCCATCGCCGTCGACGGCACCCTCGAGCGGTCGGTTCCGGGCGTCGACCCCGCCGACCGCGTGACCGAACTCGGTGCCGGCGTCGGGATAAAACACGTCGACGCGACCGTCGTGCCGACCCCGACGTTCGTCCGGCGACTGGAGGCGCTGGCCGACGAGCACGCGGTACCGTTCCAGCGCGAGGTCGCTTCGAACATCGGCACGGACACCGGCGCGCTCCAGACGGCCGCCGGCTCGACGCCCGTCGGGGCGCTGTCGATCCCGGTCCGGTATCACCACTCGACGGTCGAGACGGCACACGTCGACGACCTGGCGGCGACGGTCGATCTGCTGGCCGAAGCCATCGAAGTCGGTCCCGCGGGGCTCGTCGAGGGGTAG
- a CDS encoding succinylglutamate desuccinylase/aspartoacylase family protein yields MQVHQLGDGVPEVAVVAGIHGDEPCGPRAVERLLAEDPSVERPAKLIVANEEALDAGERYHEEDLNRAFPGDPDGDTHESQLAHHLQAEVESCTVLSLHSTQSFAEPFALCETVDEVARATVPALPVDVLVETDRFADGRLIQHPHTVEVECGLQGSDEAADNAYRLTTAFLSATGVLSSIPERDAAALPGVDGGGAAGDASPTDPDASPTDPETAAAPTVDSEAVGDAVEVFRLLDPIAKPPAERYEVLAENFERVAVGEAFAEADGETFTADRPFHPVLMSAYGYADVFGYAAERVGTL; encoded by the coding sequence ATGCAAGTTCACCAGCTCGGCGACGGCGTCCCCGAGGTGGCGGTCGTCGCGGGGATCCACGGCGACGAGCCGTGCGGACCCCGGGCGGTCGAACGACTGCTCGCCGAGGACCCGTCCGTCGAGCGGCCGGCGAAGCTGATCGTCGCCAACGAGGAGGCGCTCGACGCCGGCGAGCGCTACCACGAGGAAGACCTCAACCGCGCGTTCCCCGGCGACCCCGACGGCGACACCCACGAGTCTCAGCTCGCACACCACCTCCAGGCGGAGGTCGAGTCCTGCACGGTGCTGTCGCTTCACTCGACGCAGTCGTTCGCCGAGCCGTTCGCGCTGTGTGAGACGGTCGACGAGGTGGCCCGTGCGACCGTGCCGGCGCTCCCGGTTGACGTGCTCGTGGAGACGGACCGATTCGCCGACGGCCGACTCATTCAGCATCCCCACACCGTCGAGGTCGAGTGCGGGCTCCAGGGGAGCGACGAGGCCGCCGACAACGCCTACCGACTCACGACGGCGTTCCTCTCGGCGACGGGCGTGCTGTCGTCGATTCCCGAACGCGACGCGGCCGCGCTCCCCGGTGTCGACGGCGGCGGTGCTGCCGGTGACGCGTCCCCGACGGACCCGGACGCGTCCCCGACGGACCCGGAGACGGCCGCTGCGCCCACGGTCGACAGCGAGGCTGTCGGCGACGCAGTCGAGGTGTTTCGCCTGCTCGACCCGATAGCCAAACCCCCGGCCGAGCGCTACGAGGTGCTCGCCGAGAACTTCGAGCGCGTCGCCGTCGGCGAGGCGTTCGCGGAGGCCGACGGCGAGACGTTCACCGCCGATCGGCCGTTCCACCCCGTGCTCATGTCCGCCTACGGCTACGCGGACGTGTTCGGTTACGCCGCCGAGCGGGTCGGAACGCTGTAA
- a CDS encoding DUF309 domain-containing protein — protein sequence MDEHTRDPGVAPPLGNPTGWRSEQRVWEHATLRRAVEHGVRLFNDGAFHESHDCFEDEWYNYGRGTAESAFLHGMVQVAAGAHKHFDFDADGTKPPAGAGPAGGDDDGMRSLFRTALGYLEGIPADFYGVDVVDVRDTLERALADPTALDGWRIAVDGQRPDAYDADYEYVEALEH from the coding sequence GTGGACGAACACACGCGCGACCCCGGCGTCGCCCCGCCGCTGGGAAATCCGACCGGGTGGCGGAGCGAGCAGCGCGTCTGGGAGCACGCGACGCTCCGTCGCGCGGTCGAACACGGCGTCCGACTGTTCAACGACGGCGCGTTCCACGAATCGCACGACTGCTTCGAGGACGAGTGGTACAACTACGGCCGCGGCACGGCCGAGAGCGCCTTCCTCCACGGCATGGTCCAGGTCGCCGCCGGCGCGCACAAGCACTTCGACTTCGACGCCGACGGCACCAAGCCCCCCGCCGGTGCGGGCCCCGCCGGCGGCGACGACGACGGCATGCGGAGCCTCTTTCGGACCGCGCTCGGCTACCTTGAGGGGATCCCGGCGGACTTCTACGGCGTCGACGTGGTCGACGTGCGCGACACGCTCGAGCGGGCCCTCGCGGACCCGACCGCCCTCGACGGCTGGCGGATCGCCGTCGACGGCCAGCGACCCGACGCCTACGACGCCGACTACGAGTACGTCGAGGCGCTCGAGCACTGA